One region of Fragaria vesca subsp. vesca linkage group LG4, FraVesHawaii_1.0, whole genome shotgun sequence genomic DNA includes:
- the LOC101302347 gene encoding cytochrome P450 734A1-like, giving the protein MSSLGGPVFILSSLLFLFLLFALIKILNRLWWKPTRIQKLMALQGIKGPSYRFIHGNSKEISSMQKEAMSRPKSLSHDIFSYVQPHFYLWSRAYGKNFLQWHGSRAQLVITEPDLCKEVLNNKDRTFVKTDIPIFIKKLLGDGLVTTEGEKWGRLRKLANFAFHGESLKSLIPATIASTELMLERWKNHEEGKEIEIFEEFRVLTSEVISRTAFGSSYSEGKSIFDMLMKLSFLTFKNAFKARIPIISNIFKTSDDIEAENLEKGVRDSILEMVKKREQKAMTTSKEKQSFGSDFLGLLVKAHHDVDVNQRITVDDLVDECKTFYFAGQETTNSLLAWTVFLLAFNTDWQEEARKEVLQLFGKQTPNPDGISKLKTMGMIINESLRLYPPVVSIERKVAREVRLGKLLVPADLEIFIPALALQHDPQFWGQDAELFKPERFSEGVAKATNNNMVTFLPFGMGPRNCVGYNFAINEAKIALAMILQRHSFTLSPSYVHSPFRILTVRPQHGVQVMLHSL; this is encoded by the exons ATGAGTTCTCTGGGAGGGCCAGTATTCATTCTTTCAAGCTTGCTGTTTTTGTTCCTTCTCTTCGCTCTGATCAAGATCCTTAACAGACTATGGTGGAAGCCGACTCGTATACAGAAGCTGATGGCTTTGCAAGGAATCAAAGGTCCTTCTTACAGATTCATCCATGGAAATTCCAAAGAAATCTCCAGCATGCAAAAGGAAGCCATGAGCAGGCCCAAAAGTTTGTCACATGATATATTTTCTTATGTTCAACCTCATTTCTACTTATGGAGCAGGGCATATG GGAAAAATTTTCTTCAATGGCATGGCTCTCGAGCTCAGCTGGTCATTACAGAACCTGATTTGTGCAAAGAGGTACTAAATAACAAAGATAGAACTTTTGTGAAAACCGATATCCCAATTTTTATAAAGAAGCTATTGGGAGATGGACTTGTTACAACTGAAGGTGAAAAATGGGGAAGATTGCGTAAGCTGGCCAACTTTGCCTTCCATGGAGAGAGCTTAAAG AGTCTGATTCCCGCAACTATAGCTAGTACTGAATTGATGCTAGAGAGGTGGAAAAATCATGAAGAAGGGAAAGAGATTGAGATATTTGAAGAATTCAGGGTGTTGACATCAGAAGTGATTTCAAGAACAGCATTTGGCAGCAGCTACTCAGAAGGGAAGAGCATTTTTGACATGTTGATGAAGTTAAGCTTCTTAACATTCAAAAATGCTTTCAAAGCTAGGATTCCTATCATCAG TAACATTTTCAAAACCAGCGATGATATTGAAGCAGAGAATCTTGAGAAAGGAGTACGAGACTCCATACTAGAGATGGTCAAGAAAAGAGAACAGAAAGCAATGACTACGAGTAAGGAAAAACAAAGTTTTGGGAGTGATTTTCTTGGATTACTTGTGAAGGCTCACCACGATGTCGATGTCAACCAGAGGATCACAGTAGATGATCTAGTTGATGAGTGCAAGACGTTTTACTTTGCTGGACAAGAAACCACCAACAGTTTGCTAGCCTGGACTGTGTTTCTTCTGGCATTCAATACAGATTGGCAAGAGGAAGCAAGGAAAGAAGTCCTGCAACTATTCGGCAAACAAACTCCCAACCCTGATGGCATTTCCAAATTAAAAACA ATGGGTATGATCATCAATGAGTCTCTAAGGCTATATCCTCCTGTTGTGTCCATTGAAAGGAAAGTGGCACGAGAAGTTAGACTCGGGAAACTCCTTGTTCCAGCTGATCTTGAAATCTTTATTCCAGCTTTGGCCCTACAGCATGACCCTCAATTCTGGGGACAAGATGCGGAACTGTTCAAACCAGAGAGATTCTCAGAAGGTGTTGCTAAAGCTACCAACAATAACATGGTCACATTCTTACCCTTTGGAATGGGACCTAGAAATTGTGTGGGATACAACTTTGCAATCAATGAAGCCAAGATCGCTCTGGCAATGATTCTACAGCGCCACTCCTTCACTCTTTCCCCGAGTTATGTTCACTCACCCTTTCGGATTCTTACAGTTCGGCCACAACATGGTGTTCAAGTAATGCTACACTCACTGTGA
- the LOC101301863 gene encoding cytochrome P450 734A1-like has translation MLSSFVCLVFLVLFALILMIKIFLTQWWTPTRFQKLMARQGIKGPCYRLVHGNTKEILNMKTEAISRPKPLTHDLFPLVQPHYQSWFKRYGKVFLQWYGTEPQLVILEPELCKEILNNKDRVYMQKDPQGFVKKLLGNGLGTAEGEHWAKLRKIANHAFHGESLKNMIPDIIASAENMLHRWKNHEGKEIEVYQEFRLLTSEVISRTAFGSSYLEGKTIFDMLTKLSSLLFRNSYKIRLPGISKLFKSRDEIEADKVEKDIRSSILKIVKKREKEAAVSGKGDWFGSDFLGLLLKAHHDADERSKISVDDIIDQCRAFYFAGQETTNGLLAWTVFLLALHPDWQEKARKEVTQIFGKQNPNPDGIAKQKTMSMIINESLRLYPPVIQLVRKTGREVRLGKFILPANIQVLIPNVAFHHDPQIWGPEAQLFKPERFSEGVAKATRDNMAAFLPFGMGPRICVGFNFATTETKIALSMILQRYTFTLSPGYVHSPLQFLTVRPQHGVQVMLHSL, from the exons ATGCTTTCAAGCTTTGTGTGTCTTGTGTTCCTTGTTCTCTTTGCTCTGATCTTGATGATCAAGATCTTTCTCACACAATGGTGGACTCCAACTCGCTTCCAGAAGTTGATGGCTCGGCAGGGAATCAAAGGCCCTTGTTACAGACTTGTCCATGGAAACACCAAAGAGATCTTGAACATGAAAACTGAAGCTATCAGCAGGCCCAAACCTTTGACACATGACCTATTTCCTCTGGTTCAACCCCATTATCAATCATGGTTCAAGAGATATG GGAAGGTTTTTCTTCAATGGTATGGTACTGAACCTCAGTTGGTGATCTTGGAGCCCGAGTTGTGTAAAGAGATACTGAATAACAAGGACAGAGTTTATATGCAAAAGGATCCACAAGGCTTTGTGAAGAAGCTATTAGGAAATGGCCTTGGGACTGCTGAGGGTGAGCATTGGGCAAAACTGCGAAAGATAGCCAACCATGCCTTTCATGGTGAGAGCTTAAAA AATATGATTCCGGACATAATAGCCAGTGCTGAGAACATGCTACATAGGTGGAAAAATCATGAGGGAAAGGAGATTGAGGTGTATCAAGAATTTAGGTTGTTAACTTCAGAAGTGATTTCCAGGACAGCATTTGGTAGCAGTTACTTAGAAGGCAAGACCATTTTTGACATGTTGACCAAGTTATCCTCCTTATTGTTCAGAAATTCTTACAAAATCAGGCTTCCTGGCATCAG TAAGCTTTTCAAATCACGCGATGAGATTGAAGCAGACAAGGTTGAGAAGGATATCCGCTCCTCCATATTAAAGATTGTAAAGAAAAGAGAAAAGGAGGCTGCAGTGTCTGGAAAGGGAGACTGGTTTGGTAGTGATTTTCTTGGATTACTTTTAAAGGCACATCACGATGCCGATGAAAGAAGTAAGATCTCAGTAGACGATATAATTGATCAGTGCAGGGCATTTTACTTTGCTGGACAAGAAACCACTAATGGCTTGCTAGCTTGGACCGTCTTTCTTCTGGCACTGCATCCAGATTGGCAAGAGAAAGCAAGAAAAGAAGTAACACAAATATTTGGAAAACAAAATCCAAATCCTGATGGCATTGCCAAACAAAAAACA ATGAGTATGATCATCAATGAGTCTCTAAGGTTATATCCTCCGGTTATTCAATTGGTAAGGAAAACTGGAAGAGAAGTTAGACTCGGGAAGTTCATTCTTCCAGCTAATATCCAAGTACTCATCCCAAATGTGGCATTTCACCATGACCCTCAAATTTGGGGACCAGAGGCCCAACTTTTCAAACCAGAGAGATTCTCAGAAGGAGTTGCTAAAGCTACTAGAGATAACATGGCTGCATTCTTACCGTTTGGGATGGGACCTAGAATCTGTGTGGGTTTCAACTTTGCCACCACTGAAACAAAGATTGCACTGTCGATGATTCTACAACGCTACACCTTCACTCTTTCCCCGGGTTATGTCCACTCTCCTCTTCAGTTTCTTACAGTTCGGCCGCAGCATGGAGTTCAAGTAATGTTACACTCACTCTGA